The Glycine soja cultivar W05 chromosome 8, ASM419377v2, whole genome shotgun sequence genome has a window encoding:
- the LOC114424353 gene encoding protein SODIUM POTASSIUM ROOT DEFECTIVE 2-like encodes MGNLSWMLDKFCISSCSKTCFCVNSMEFEDEFESKALIASDSDHKLRLKDVVDGKQTLAFQLKPKIVILRVSMHCHGCAKRVEKHISKLEGVSSYKVDLETKMVMICGDILPLEVLESVSKVKTAELWNSPC; translated from the exons ATGGGGAATCTTAGTTGGATGTTGGACAAGTTCTGTATTTCTTCTTGTTCAAAAACCTGTTTCTGTGTAAATTCCATGGAATTTGAAGATGAGTTTGAGAGTAAGGCTTTGATTGCAAGTGACAGTGATCATAAACTAAGACTGAAGGATGTAGTTGATGGAAAGCAGACATTGGCTTTTCAATTGAAACCCAAG ATAGTGATATTGAGGGTGTCCATGCATTGCCATGGCTGTGCAAAAAGAGTTGAGAAACATATCTCAAAGCTGGAAG GAGTGAGCTCATACAAGGTAGATCTGGAAACCAAAATGGTAATGATTTGTGGCGACATTCTTCCTTTGGAAGTGTTGGAAAGTGTATCCAAGGTTAAAACTGCAGAGCTTTGGAATTCTCCATGCTAG